One Streptomyces mobaraensis NBRC 13819 = DSM 40847 DNA segment encodes these proteins:
- a CDS encoding GNAT family N-acetyltransferase yields MESESGSRVDVPARVRVRRRTDRDLGACVRVLAETHERDGYPVNWPEAPGTWLTPASLVASWVAESDGRVVGHVGLSRSGAGDAAPGVWSARTGVGADATAVVGRLFVAPSARGRGIGALLMARAVAEARERGAHPVLDVVASDVAAAALYERLGWRLLATVEQEWGPGRKVAVRCYAAGS; encoded by the coding sequence ATGGAGAGCGAGAGCGGATCCCGCGTGGACGTCCCGGCGCGCGTTCGTGTGCGGCGGCGGACGGACCGCGACCTCGGCGCGTGCGTGCGGGTGCTGGCGGAGACCCATGAGCGCGATGGCTATCCGGTGAACTGGCCTGAGGCTCCCGGGACTTGGCTGACTCCCGCGTCGCTCGTCGCCTCGTGGGTGGCGGAGTCGGACGGGCGCGTCGTCGGGCATGTCGGGCTGTCCCGGAGCGGTGCGGGGGACGCGGCGCCCGGGGTGTGGAGCGCTCGTACGGGGGTGGGTGCCGACGCGACCGCCGTGGTCGGCCGGTTGTTCGTCGCTCCGTCGGCGCGCGGTCGCGGGATCGGGGCGCTGTTGATGGCACGGGCGGTCGCGGAGGCGCGGGAGCGCGGCGCGCATCCGGTACTCGACGTGGTGGCCTCCGACGTCGCGGCGGCGGCGTTGTACGAGCGGCTCGGCTGGCGGCTGCTCGCCACCGTCGAACAGGAATGGGGGCCGGGGCGGAAGGTGGCCGTTCGGTGTTACGCGGCGGGGAGTTGA